Proteins from a single region of Pyrus communis chromosome 6, drPyrComm1.1, whole genome shotgun sequence:
- the LOC137736321 gene encoding uncharacterized protein — translation MEEEDRNDQNQKNKFVCRFCSKSFRCGKSLGGHIRTHLKILNKKPVIEKEEEEEDDEIIAKAAARIVKFSPFDGGNSGYSLRENPKKTWRFSDAGPTFQFQQEKVCKECGKGFQSLKALCGHMACHSEKEKLMNKFEEISEFSEKQKLLDVMDSQSDTETSAPPRQRRISKRLKQQNLDVYSSVANGGSSSGGSGIEQEQQEVALSLMMLSRDSGGKGGLNSFAESSDNNSVILEAKSSSIDMRINTKEGLNCTYKVSDVMGMKRVREKKLKSEEIEVSDNSDSGYFRHEQPKKVDSDVSVDGFFRNGEFHKGRAEFGSRIVGYESYDVKIRKGFCVESELGKDVSNAEARSPDQVHRDRGTMKYTLRKTTKNATFHRPIVDDSSNVEPCRNARKSGKYECLTCNKTFHSHRALGGHRASHTKTNAYSESMYESGENSIDTDPSPVPTPESSKLADQHCSGKKPMNDQDFSGSAKRSSGTKKSKGHECPFCFKVFKSGQALGGHKRSHFVGGCEVKTVVLGQQEPDQPPPHEAEITALFDLNLPAPMEDEANDHFGYMAW, via the coding sequence atGGAAGAAGAAGATCGGAACGATCAGAAccagaaaaataaatttgtcTGCAGGTTTTGCAGCAAAAGTTTCCGTTGTGGGAAGTCATTGGGTGGTCACATAAGAACCCATCTGAAGATTCTGAACAAAAAACCAGttattgaaaaagaagaagaggaagaagacgaTGAAATTATAGCCAAAGCTGCTGCTAGGATTGTAAAGTTTTCACCTTTTGATGGTGGGAATTCTGGGTACTCTCTCAGAGAAAATCCCAAGAAAACATGGAGGTTTTCGGATGCGGGCCCCACTTTCCAATTCCAGCAGGAGAAAGTGTGCAAAGAATGCGGCAAAGGGTTTCAGTCACTGAAAGCTCTGTGTGGTCACATGGCTTGTCACTCGGAGAAGGAGAAGCTGATGAACAAGTTTGAAGAAATCTCAGAGTTCAGTGAGAAACAGAAGCTGCTTGATGTAATGGACAGTCAGTCGGATACTGAGACATCGGCTCCTCCGAGGCAGAGAAGGATTTCCAAAAGATTGAAGCAGCAGAATCTGGATGTTTACTCTTCTGTGGCAAATGGTGGTTCTTCGTCTGGTGGTTCCGGAATTGAGCAAGAACAGCAAGAGGTTGCTCTTAGTTTGATGATGCTGTCACGCGATTCGGGTGGTAAAGGGGGTTTGAATTCGTTTGCTGAATCTTCAGACAACAACTCTGTGATTTTGGAGGCCAAATCTTCGTCTATCGATATGAGGATTAATACTAAGGAAGGTCTGAACTGTACCTATAAAGTGAGTGATGTTATGGGGATGAAGAGAGTTAGAGAGAAAAAGTTAAAGTCTGAGGAGATTGAGGTTTCTGACAATTCTGATTCTGGGTATTTTAGACATGAGCAACCTAAGAAAGTTGATTCGGATGTTTCGGTTGATGGGTTTTTTAGGAATGGTGAATTTCACAAGGGTAGAGCAGAATTTGGATCCAGAATTGTGGGATATGAGTCCTATGATGTGAAAATAAGGAAGGGTTTTTGTGTCGAATCTGAATTAGGGAAGGATGTGTCAAATGCAGAAGCTCGTAGTCCTGATCAAGTGCATAGAGATAGAGGGACTATGAAGTATACACTGAGAAAGACAACCAAGAATGCAACTTTTCACAGACCAATTGTTGATGATTCTTCCAATGTCGAACCCTGCAGAAATGCGCGAAAGAGCGGAAAATACGAGTGCTTGACATGTAACAAAACGTTCCATTCTCATAGGGCTCTTGGGGGGCACAGAGCAAGTCACACCAAGACCAATGCCTACTCTGAGTCCATGTATGAGAGTGGGGAAAACAGCATAGACACTGATCCCTCCCCTGTTCCAACACCCGAAAGCAGCAAGCTTGCTGATCAGCATTGCAGTGGAAAAAAACCAATGAATGATCAGGACTTCAGTGGCAGTGCAAAGAGAAGTTCTGGGACCAAGAAAAGCAAGGGGCATGAGTGTCCATTCTGCTTCAAGGTTTTCAAGTCAGGCCAAGCTTTGGGAGGTCACAAAAGGTCACATTTTGTTGGAGGATGTGAAGTCAAAACTGTGGTACTTGGGCAGCAAGAACCTGATCAACCCCCTCCTCATGAGGCTGAAATCACAGCACTATTTGATCTCAATCTTCCAGCTCCAATGGAGGATGAAGCAAATGACCATTTTGGGTACATGGCATGGTAG
- the LOC137737575 gene encoding uncharacterized protein, with protein sequence MGFKRPFDDVEFQELPYKHSRQHEFGDRCSPFFDAVSCYGAPRKTYVSGENGSGDCKSQWLEVLEKYTVAEDSTAVNKGCVPFSSVTRSYGEEDVRSGPDAYSPPAEDFKFDFPRRTCVPFKDAYSSLFDCSPRKQVPVGPDHQARIPLWSGRMKSTDQKDEIYNNHISLQSLESEKTVNNDSEEKRLGTCVIPMLDSNLSALECDKVGFGRTDCSCLDAGTVRCVRQHVMEAREELRRTLGNEKFVKLGFCDMGEEVARRWSEEEEQAYLEVVYSNPASLGRKFWKQLSAVFPSRSKRELVSYYFNVFMHRRRGAQNRSSILEIDSDDDEWHGNDGGSNDVRDAENDEDSVIESPYYQDDRVGNEEDYSEEDDSSDGGDSDRDVGHVEGDSSEADGRIDHVSQSYMLKSVKEGKFDTLGNWEKNSGCTGEEFDFQDDSCVSFEFQSNIHDSRSKCLDSQPNASSDAAGHAYLLEPCNAKVWDGRFAVDTMKGDDLLPTWSMIEDIFDQGMADYKMTDERKAPAGG encoded by the exons ATGGGATTCAAAAGGCCCTTTGATGATGTCGAGTTCCAGGAGCTTCCTTATAAGCACTCAAGACAACATGAATTCGGTGATAGGTGCTCACCATTCTTTGATGCTGTTTCTTGTTATGGTGCTCCCCGAAAAACTTATGTTTCAG gtGAGAATGGGAGTGGTGATTGTAAGTCCCAGTGGCTTGAGGTTCTTGAAAAATATACTGTTGCTGAAGATTCAACAGCTGTCAACAAGGGTTGTGTTCCCTTCTCATCGGTTACCAGGAGTTATGGTGAAGAAGATGTGCGTTCTGGACCAGATGCTTATTCACCTCCTGCTGAGGATTTCAAATTTGACTTCCCAAGGAGAACATGTGTTCCTTTCAAGGATGCTTATTCTTCTTTGTTTGACTGCTCTCCAAGGAAACAAGTTCCAGTTGGACCAGATCATCAGGCCAGGATACCTTTATGGAGTGGACGCATGAAATCGACGGATCAGAAAGATGAGATTTATAACAACCACATTTCCTTGCAATCTTTGGAATCAGAAAAGACTGTGAACAATGATAGTGAGGAAAAGCGTTTAGGGACTTGTGTCATTCCAATGCTTGACTCAAACCTCTCAGCACTTGAGTGTGATAAGGTTGGATTTGGTCGAACAGATTGTAGCTGCCTGGACGCAGGTACAGTCAGGTGTGTGCGACAGCATGTCATGGAAGCAAGGGAAGAACTTAGAAGAACTCTTGGAAATGAAAAGTTTGTCAAGTTGGGGTTTTGTGACATGGGGGAGGAAGTGGCACGAAGATGgagtgaagaagaagagcaGGCCTATCTTGAGGTTGTTTACTCTAATCCTGCATCACTGGGGAGGAAGTTTTGGAAGCAGTTGTCTGCAGTGTTCCCTTCTCGTAGTAAAAGGGAACTGGTCAGCTAttattttaatgtatttatGCATCGCAGGCGGGGTGCTCAGAACAGATCTAGTATACTAGAAATAGATAGCGATGATGATGAGTGGCATGGAAACGATGGAGGTTCCAATGATGTGCGAGATGCTGAAAATGATGAAGACTCCGTTATTGAGTCTCCTTACTATCAAGATGATCGTGTGGGCAATGAAGAAGATTACTCTGAAGAAGATGATAGTAGTGATGGTGGCGACAGTGATCGTGATGTGGGGCATGTTGAAGGAGATTCTAGCGAAGCAGATGGCAGGATAGATCATGTATCACAATCATACATGCTGAAGTCAGTTAAGGAAGGAAAGTTTGATACACTTGGGAATTGGGAAAAGAATTCAGGGTGTACTGGAGAGGAATTTGATTTCCAAGATGACTCGTGTGTATCTTTCGAATTTCAGTCCAATATCCATGATTCTCGCAGCAAATGCTTGGATAGCCAACCTAATGCATCCAGTGATGCAGCTGGTCATGCATATTTATTGGAGCCTTGCAACGCTAAAGTTTGGGACGGAAGGTTCGCGGTGGACACCATGAAAGGCGATGATCTACTGCCAACGTGGAGTATGATTGAAGACATATTTGATCAAGGAATGGCGGATTACAAGATGACGGATGAGCGCAAGGCACCGGCCGGTGGCTAG
- the LOC137736638 gene encoding UDP-glucose 6-dehydrogenase 5-like produces MVKICCIGAGYVGGPTMAVIALKCPDIEVAVVDISVSRINAWNSDTLPIYEPGLDDVVKQRREKNLFFSTDVEKHVMEADIVFVSVNTPTKTQGLGAGKAADLTYWESAARMIADVSKSDKIVVEKSTVPVKTAEAIEKILTHNSKGINFQILSNPEFLAEGTAIEDLFKPDRVLIGGRETPAGQKAIQALKSVYAHWVPEERIICSNLWSAELSKLAANAFLAQRISSVNAISALCEATGANVQEVAHAVGKDTRIGPKFLNASVGFGGSCFQKDILNLVYICECNGLPEVANYWKQVIKINDYQKSRFVNRVVSSMFNTVSGKKIAILGFAFKKDTGDTRETPAIDVCKGLLGDKARLSIYDPQVSEDQIQRDLSMKKFDWDHPIHLQPQSPPAVKQVGVVWDAYAATKDAHGICILTEWDEFKSLDYQKIYDQMQKPAFVFDGRNVVDAEKLRQIGFIVYSIGKPLDEWLKDMPAVA; encoded by the coding sequence ATGGTGAAGATCTGCTGCATTGGAGCTGGATATGTTGGTGGGCCTACCATGGCTGTGATTGCCCTTAAGTGCCCAGATATTGAAGTAGCTGTTGTTGACATTTCTGTGTCGAGGATCAATGCCTGGAACAGTGATACTCTCCCCATATATGAGCCAGGCCTTGATGATGTGGTGAAGCAGCGCAGAGAAAAGAACCTCTTCTTCAGCACTGATGTTGAAAAACATGTTATGGAGGCAGACATTGTCTTTGTTTCTGTCAACACGCCCACCAAAACCCAGGGTCTTGGAGCTGGTAAAGCAGCTGATCTTACCTACTGGGAGAGTGCTGCTCGTATGATTGCAGATGTTTCAAAGTCTGACAAAATTGTGGTTGAGAAATCAACAGTCCCAGTCAAAACAGCTGAGGCCATCGAAAAGATTCTGACCCACAACAGCAAAGGCATCAACTTCCAAATTCTTTCAAATCCTGAGTTCCTTGCTGAGGGAACTGCGATCGAGGACCTTTTTAAGCCAGACCGTGTCCTCATTGGAGGACGGGAAACACCAGCGGGTCAGAAGGCAATTCAAGCACTCAAGTCGGTCTATGCCCATTGGGTCCCTGAAGAAAGAATCATCTGCTCTAACTTGTGGTCTGCTGAGCTTTCAAAGCTTGCTGCCAACGCCTTCTTGGCACAGAGGATATCTTCTGTTAATGCCATATCTGCACTCTGTGAGGCAACTGGTGCAAATGTCCAAGAAGTGGCACATGCTGTTGGCAAGGACACAAGAATTGGGCCCAAGTTTTTAAATGCCAGCGTTGGTTTTGGCGGGTCTTGCTTCCAGAAGGATATCTTGAACTTGGTATATATCTGTGAGTGTAATGGCCTTCCTGAGGTAGCAAATTACTGGAAACAGGTCATTAAGATCAATGACTACCAGAAGTCTCGGTTTGTGAACCGTGTGGTTTCCTCAATGTTCAACACAGTCTCGGGTAAGAAGATTGCAATTCTGGGATTTGCCTTCAAGAAGGACACTGGTGACACCAGGGAGACCCCAGCCATTGATGTGTGCAAAGGGCTGTTGGGTGACAAGGCCCGGTTGAGCATATATGACCCTCAGGTGAGTGAGGATCAGATCCAGAGGGATCTTTCTATGAAGAAGTTTGATTGGGACCATCCCATTCATCTTCAACCTCAGAGCCCCCCGGCTGTGAAGCAAGTTGGTGTAGTCTGGGATGCTTATGCGGCAACAAAGGATGCTCACGGAATCTGCATCCTGACCGAGTGGGATGAGTTCAAGAGTCTTGATTACCAGAAGATTTATGATCAGATGCAGAAGCCTGCATTTGTGTTCGATGGAAGGAACGTGGTGGATGCTGAGAAGCTGAGGCAAATTGGGTTCATTGTTTACTCGATCGGAAAGCCCCTGGACGAGTGGCTCAAGGACATGCCCGCCGTGGCGTAA